The following coding sequences lie in one Apium graveolens cultivar Ventura chromosome 3, ASM990537v1, whole genome shotgun sequence genomic window:
- the LOC141714722 gene encoding uncharacterized protein LOC141714722, with the protein MDKNEEEAWQYFEALAEKTVLWESTKEPNPESEISKGLYVVGNSIATSAKLATLTRRLEALEINNVSSQFLICANYSSPNHVIDNCPEIEQVNAMFQLSVMNDPYTPTNNPGWKNHPNFSRNQG; encoded by the coding sequence ATGGATAAAAATGAGGAAGAAGCTTGGCAATACTTTGAGGCGTTAGCTGAAAAAACAGTGTTGTGGGAGTCAACTAAGGAACCTAATCCTGAATCTGAAATATCTAAGGGCTTATATGTAGTTGGTAATTCTATTGCAACTAGCGCTAAGTTAGCTACTCTCACTAGACGTCTAGAAGCCTTAGAAATCAACAATGTGTCTTCTCAATTTTTGATATGTGCAAACTATAGCTCTCCTAATCATGTGATAGACAATTGCCCTGAAATTGAACAAGTCAATGCTATGTTTCAACTTAGTGTTATGAATGATCCTTATACACCCACAAACAATCCTGGTTGGAAAAATCACCCAAATTTCTCAAGGAACCAAGGTTGA